The DNA segment GCTGTTTGATTAGTTTTGGGTAACAATAAATCTTGCTTCTTTTTTAGGAGTAAATATCCCTGCTACAACTACTTGCATTAGCCATTGACTGATGGTGAGGTACCTTATCTGTTCAGTAGATAAAAGGTTTTAAATTTAAGCCTCTTGTGTCAAAAATTTATCCTTGGCATGCTTTAACATGCCAATATGAGCTTCTGACCAACTGataattattatttgatttaattgaTCTATGGCTCTATGTCTTCACTTATAGCATCCATGTTTTGTGGTAGATGCTTGCTTTGTATCTTGAGGTTTTCTAGCAGAATTCCCACAATAATAACTGGAGAAGTCATCCATCAAAATCCTAGAGGAAGACATCTCCAAAGTGAAATTTCTTGGGGGACATACAAATGCCAGTATTATTGAGGATAACTACAGGAACTTCTCGATGCTCTAACTTTGTATGAAATGTATCTTTACTGAAGTTGATAATCGGTGCTAAATGATTTTACAGATTATGGCACTTATCCATGTGAAGTAGATAATAAAATGTTGCTACATGGTCCCACTTACATCAGAAGTATGTTGTTAATTTCTACTTAACATTATATGCTATTAACCTATTGCAGCCTTTTCTTATCTTTAAAGCCTTTAAAAATGTTCAAAAATGTTAACTGTACTTCGTTTCAGCTGTAAAATTTACAAAACCTTCAAGAAGATATGAAGTCCATCAACTAAATAAATTCCTAGAGTTTCATTGAAGTATTGCTTGAGTtatcatagatgaaataaaacatGGACAATGATCTTGCAGATTCATCGAACATGATGAGCATTTTCAGTTATTTTTATATAGTCTAGGTGACTTTTGAGTTTTGATTGATATcacttattttaaaatataatttatttgattctAGTAGTTGAAACTGCAAAAGGAATTAAGGAGGTAAACTCAATATGTCGCCTCACATCTTGGTTACAATTTCACTTCACTTGCATTCCTGGCTTTTTATTTCCTTTTAATGTATTATATGGAGTATCTATGAATGTTCACGCTAACAGTTACATAATAGCTTGTCTTTTGTAGATCCTGTAATCTTTTCCCCTAAATGGTACAAGATTCATGTCAGGTTGGTTCATTACTAATGGAGTAATAATACAGTTAGATCTGTCTATTTTTGTTATTCTCCTTAATTGCTTTGAACGTGATGTTGGATTGGCTACTAGATGCTTGGCTTAATAAGTGATAAGTAAATTTAGGCAGACCGCATGCTCTAGGGCACTTATCATTTCTCAGCAACTTGTAGGTGCTACGTCAATTATAAAGTATTGTGGTAGTAtgtcatttttttgttttcttccaaACAATATTGGTTATAGTTAGGTTGAGTATTCTGCAAGTTTTCAAGGAAGCTTAGCATGCTGTCTTTTTAAAATGCTTAATTTTGAATATCACTAATCATGTTTTTCACCTCAACAACCTAAACATTTGTTATTGATTTTTAGTGTTCAATAAAATATTCTCATTTCATCTGATAAACATTTATTTCACATGATAAGTTTACTTGATTGTAAGATTTATGTAAACTTTGGCATGTATGAATTCTCCAGCAAAGGCATTATTAATTTGGATACAAACTCTTGGAATTAGATTGTCCATAGTTCAGATAGCAGAATTTAGGCTTAAGTTCCTACCctattatgcatatgttcatttcTCATCTCTTTGTTGGCCCTGATTGACATTTCATGCTATGATTCCCATATCAACTAAGAAGAATAACCACTGAGTTATGACAGCTTCACATTTCTATACATCTTCTAGATGTTGCCTCATCAGTAAACAGTAAAACACCTTCTGAAGCTAAGCTGTACCAAGTTTGTGGATTTGTAACTTTCTAGAGAAGAttaccatagcaaagaggacctcTAATGGTCCCTGATAAAAACAGTCAAATCTGAGAAAAGTTGAAATCTCAGCATGACTTATCAAATGCTCTGGATTTACTCAATTTGGAATATAGGTTGGTTAGCAGCATGATTTGATTTGGCTGAAATGCTACCGAGAATTCACTGAGTAGTGCTTCTTTGTTGCTTAATTTTATGTACGATGATGTGATGATCTTGGCCTTGCTTAATCTGGACAGAGTTGATCGCTAGTGTTTCTCCAGACTGCATAGTGCTGCCCTGCTGCTTAATTTAGTCTTGCTTTATGCTTATAGAATGATATTTAGATGTGTATGATGATGTGATAATCTTGGTCTTGCTTAATCTGGACAGTATTGATCGCTAGTGTATCTACTGCAATTGATATGCTTATCAAAGCAGTAGGAAGAGCTAACTCTTGTAAGTGTACTACATGGCCTGTCTCAAGGACTTTCAAATGATTGCAAGTAGACACCATCTAGCAGCTGGTACATTTCCAGTTTACGAATGATGCATTGTTTTAGTATATGCATTTTAATTACTCAGTTCAGTCAAATTTGGCTTTAACATCTGGTTATACCTCATGTTTACTGTCATGAAAACATGATGCATCAGATTCAACAAGCATTGCTTTGTGTAACTGTTTTTTTAGTTACATTACTAAAAGAATGACAAGCTCTGGACAATTTGGTGGAGCTTTTTAGTCTTCTTTGAGGGTCTTAACCTATCATCATTTTTTTCCCCTATAAGTGGCAATCTCATGATCTCGTTTGCTGAAGTAAATCTTATTTATCTACCACTCAGTGCTCAGATTTAGATTAACTTTGGCTAGAATTTTATATTTCCTTTTCTTCACTGAAATACTGAGGCAAATGAATAATCAATTTCATATTTTGCCCTCTACTTCAAgctgttttttatattttttttgtggCCTTACTGATTTTTCTGTTGTAACAGTATTTTTTAAGGCTAAATAATGTCTGCTTGTCAAGATTCAGTTGTATTTGGTCCTTTTGTTAATAAAATGATGTTTTCTTTCCTATttgtctgttatgtaaactttgtTTGTCAGTATTACTTGCTAGAAGATATTGAACTTGTGaagggattctatgtactctacaaGTCttgctagttcctttggaaattggcCTTGATTAAGAATACTTTTTACTGATTGATTCTGGACATTCATTCATTGGTCAAGTTTCTGTTTGATAGTTTTTTTACTCATTAATCTTCTCTTCATTTTGTTATGAATGAAAATTTCTCATCTAAAAAAATTCAACAGATGCTAGctgaggagaatccaatccaaagCTCTGTTACGTCCTCAAACAGAGAAGTTCAAATGATACGTAAACATCGGCTTATGAATAGAACTCTCGTGGACAATGAAAGCAGAAGAGTCAGAATCTGACCATGAGGGGAACGGAAAGACGAGATGTAGCAAACCCTCTGCATGTTTATGACTCTGATGATCTCAGTGGCAGCATGGACCAGCTTCAAGATCTACAGATAGTGTGGTGACATCTATCAAGGCAATTTTTGTCATTGGATCATCTTGAGTTGAAGAAGATTCTATTTATGTAATCGAATTGGTTTTTCAGGCCATTATGGTTGATTCCACCTCATGATACAGCAGGGTCTCATGAGACTGGATGTTTGGTTATGTTGAAGAAGGATTTAACACAGATTGAGGAGATGAGGTTATTTGCTCCAAAGAGGATAATGTTGTATTTTCTTTTACACATTAATTTCTGATGCTGGACTTTGGTTCCATAGCTTTGGTCACCTAATTGTCATGGACGATCGTCGTGCACTCGCAACATTTTCGCTTAACGAATCGTTCGTCGTTTTTGCATCTTTGTACAGATGTTTATGTTTGGTAATATGTTTTGTtttggttttatgtgtttttgctaaAAAAATGTAAACAAGAATAGTTCGCAGCACTACAGTGTGATTGCTCACCACGTCGAGTAAAATTGTCccaaaatgattttatttttgcatGTCACGGCTTGTTTTATGTAAATCTAGCTTTACCCAAAATATTAGTCATCTCAGACCCATGGAACCTCACAGGTGGCACAAGTTCAcaaattaattttataagaatTTATCATCGCGGTCGTTTGTGGACTTGCGATTGATCGTTTTGctttctaaagtctttgttttctccttcctttttttttgcaCTCGAAGTGCTTGCTAAATTATTTGTAAATCTTTCCTCCTTGCAAGACGTCGGGATTTCTCCGTTGTTcgctttcaaactaatcaacttgcttTTTTTATAGATCATATGAGATCCGAACAAGATTATAAATTGGCTAACTCTTTGCGAAAGCATATCGCAAGGGCGCTTCATGACTAAGACAATCCTAGCTAAGTCTGAAAAGTTAACGTAACGGTGCTTCACAATTTAAACAACTCCAACTAAGTTCGCGACTTTGTCACAAAAGTATCTCATGAGTTGGACAATTTTAACCAAGTCCATGACATAATAACAAAGAAGCCtatgttttataacatataactcAAAAGGCTTATAAGAAATAGTCATCCGACTAAAATAGAGTTTAAACTACCCATACTTGTGTACTTGGATCTTATTAGCATtatgatttttatacttaaaaatttatattgaaatctttatagttatgaaaatgaAATAACTAATCTCATTTGTCTTATCATCGTCAGCTACATTGATGGAAAACACAATATATGATATCATGTGTTAGATCAATGTGAAAATAATggctaaaaagataattttaatatcccttctatttttaatgattttatcagtaaaaattaattttaacatatCATATATTAGAAGCGAAAGAAATAttcaaattatctttttgctcaaTAATTTCACGTCGATCCAACAACACATGATATAACATATTGTGCTTTCCATTAATATAATTGATGATGTTAAAGCAAATGCAATTATTTGTTTTACTTTCAAAATTATAGGAATCCAATATAAATTTTGATactaataggtccaagtataaggaataatatgtaattaacccgaTACTTATGTCATAATATTATATCAAGGAAAGAAACAAAATGCCCATTGATTATTTACCACTCTATTTTATTAAGTTAAGATAGGTTTttagcatgataagctataatagACAAGTAGACAAcagcattttttatgatgatactgAGTTTGCTCCTCTATTTGACACAAATATATGAACTGCTTCCAGAGTTCAAGCTCTCCCTTCTGCCAGAATATTATGATAAAGTTTGTCGATCTCTGACTGCACAATGCAAACATGTAAAGTTGAAGGTTAATCACCAGAAACAATTAGAAGAATGACTGGATTAAATGCACATGATCATGCAGTCACCAGAGCAGAAGCACAAGATTCCACACTGTTAGACCCTCTATTTGTTTACCTGATAGAACTTCAGCATCTGTGCTCTTTTTTTCTTCATGGTGGGAGTCACAAGATCCCTTTCAATGTCAAATGGTAGGGGATCCACAAGAATCCCTTTAATGTACTCGAAACCTCTCAGCTGCAGAGTAAgcaaataagcaaaaaaatatatatgttaaaattttgattagTATTCTATAAATTCCACCTGAAGTTGATTGAGTAGTAATTGCAAATACATTTACTTTTTGAACCCACTTTTTGATAGTTCACCATTTGAATTCTTATGTTCCACATTGTTCAAGTGTCCTTTAATACTGAAGTAAGATTATGCAccctttttttttgacaaatagGTGGCTGCATGATGATATGATCATTAAAAGAAACACAGAAGTGCCAATTGTGTAGGTTGGCTACCAGGGAGCCTTCACTGGCAAATACAGCTTCTTGGTAACATGGAATGCACAATGAGTTCTCAAGAAAAAGCTTCAACTCAAATCCAACACTAAATGGGTTAGGTTCATTAAAAATGGCACTGAAATAAAACTTTTAGAGAAAGAAGTTTAATCAAAAGACAGTAACATGCTGAACATTTTCAAAAGTTGAAATCCAAGATTGGCTCTTAATATTAAATGATAAGAAAAACCCACTGTGAGTAAAGAAGCCTTTCAATCCATGGAAGAAAGGAGCAGCAGTTTACCTTATTGTTCTCAGCAACTGTCTTCAGCTCTTGAAGAATAAACTTATTTAAAACTTCAAGCTTACAGAGGTCACAGAATGATTCTTTATGGCCATTTTGCTCTGCCCATCTTTTGGCACTATCTTCGTGTGGTGTTACCACCGCTACAAGCATAGATCTAAAGCTGTCCCCATAAACCCAAATCTGAAATAAAACAATGCAGTTGTTAGAACATGAGAGGCATTGTGGACTATTTGAGTGACAGTGAAACTGACATCTTCAACAATTGGAGAAATTTTATATATCTTCTCCAAGTATTCAACTGCAACATATTCCCCTTGTGATAGTTTAAATATGTTCTTCTTTCTGTCTATAATCTTCAACACTCCATCAGGTCTCATCTCCCCAATATCCCCTGGAGAGAGCAAGAGATAAGACTAGAGTTGTTGCAGTGCTGTTTGTTCATTAGAATAACTTGCATTCATCTTCACCTGTATGAAACCACCCATCTACCATCACCTCTTTGGTCAGCTCAGGGTTTTTGTAGTACTCAGAGAAGAGTGTCTTCCCTCTTACACATATTTCGCCACGCGAAGGTGTTCCCAGCGGATCGTAGTCCAGCTCTGGTGCTTCTTCAAGCCGCACCTCAGAGTATGTAGATGCAACACCAACAGTTCCAACCAACGACATATCATCAGGAAATCCGACGGTGCTGAGTCCGCATGTTTCGGTCAGACCTTAAACAACAGTAAATATCTGTTTACACTTCATGCAATGGACTCAGAATTATGGAATAAGATACTGACTTCCAAGGTTGTAATTGGCAAAACCATCCATTCTATTTTGAATCTGAAGTAGGCAAAACCATTTCAGCAGAACAATTTTGCAAAACTGAGACTTCATTGAATTAGTACTATGGCAATAGAGTTTGACTTGAAGGCAGTGAAATAAGGTTATTATCTGTCCATCGTATACACTTTTTCACCAGTTTTGTATTCAATCTACTTCACTATCAGATTTTGACCTCAAGTGTTTTGACTCAGCTGGTGCTTGAACATAAGGAATTTGCTATATTGGAAACACTGATATTTAACAACATACATAAACAAAGGTTTTAATGTCCATAAGAGGCAAATCTTATATGTTAAGCTGAAGGAAATCTTCTTTTCCAAGAATGGAGGCAAGCTGGAATGCatgacataagaataaaaaacTTTTAACCACTGATGAAGAATCTGCTACTGTGGAACCCTTCAAAGAAGTGTGAATAGCAGTTAACTAGTGCTGCTAGATAAATTTAGGGCAATCTTTTCGTGTTTTACCAGGAATATAGCATAGCTCTGCAATGAATTAACAGTTTGATGTGATCAAGAATATTTCATGTAGCCAACTATTGCATAATACCTAGCAGTCACtgaagaaaaaagaagataattGTTTAATGACAGACAAAGGAAGGACAAAATAGAAGATAGCAGAAACAACTTATTTAGCTGCAATTATCATTAAGCTAAATTCATAATATAGCTTTGATTCTAATAATTTGGTCAAATAAATGAACAGCATGTGCTTTACCGTAGCCTTGAGTAAGATAAGCACAACTAGTGACTCTCAAGAACTCCTCAATTTCAGGATTTAATGGAGCACCTCCAGATATTATAAGACGAACTCGGCCTCCCAGCCTAGCCTTCACCTAAAGTAACATCGATAACTCTAAGATCCGAATATGGAGATTGAAGAAAAACTTTCATGCAGCATGTGGTGTCAAGCTTCCAGCATAATTTCTTGACATGAATACAAAAAACGTGCTAAATTTCATGAGACAGAGACAATATATAACCTTTCGGAACGCCAACATGTCTGCAAATGGAGAAGCCGTCTTATGAGAATATCCTAACCTCATCCACCGTAGCTTactgttaatgaaacaaaaagtgAACAATACATTGAATATAGCAAATTCtaataaaaaattgaaagataTGTTCCAATTTACTGTTTGTATAAGGCATTGAAGATCATCCTTCTAAGTGGTCTGAGTTCTGATAATGCTTTCAGCACACCTGAAACCCAAAGCCATAGCTTTTGGAAACATGTAAATCAAAAGAATAAATTGAGAGCTGTACTGATGAAAAAGGTTGAGTGCCTTCATGAACTCTTTCGAAAACCCGAGGAACACCAGCAAAGAGAGTTGGCTTCAGCTCCATGAGGTCATCCCTCAAGGCATGAATGTCCTTGTCAATTGAAATTTTCATCACATCATTATCAACCGAAAGATAGCCATGGATCCAGAAAATGCAGCTGAATCTATCATGATAAGTAACCACAAAATTGCTTTCACTCTCACTGGCTGTATGAAAATATTTTGTCATACCCCTTGATAATAGCCAACGGAGGCCCCATTGTGGAAAAAATATTCTTCAATCATACGGTCAAGAATGTGAGCTAAGGGAAGAAAGGAGAGGTAGACATCATCCGTAGTCATCTAAAACATAAATCTCAAATCAGATATTTCAAGTCGGAATGCAATTTGAAAAAAACATGCTCATATACATTGAATTTCCTCAAAAGAGAAGGATTTATAGCCGAAAACAACAATACTTTAGATGGCATTCAATAAAATGGTCCTAAAAGAAACAATTGGCACAATTAACCATGTTAACACCGAGAAGAGAGCCAAGACATCACCTTGTCTTCAAATTCGTTCAGAAAGAGGTCAGCGCCCTTTACATATGTTGCATGGCTTTCATGAGTCAATACGACACCTTTAGGGTTGCCACTAGTTCCACTTGTGTACATTATTGTGCATATATTATGAGGTTGTGGGGGCAAAGGCTCTGATGGATATTCTTTTCCCTGAGAAAACAATACTACTTCTAAgtcaaaaccaaaaaaaaaaaacaaaacatgctCAGTTG comes from the Musa acuminata AAA Group cultivar baxijiao chromosome BXJ2-8, Cavendish_Baxijiao_AAA, whole genome shotgun sequence genome and includes:
- the LOC135619018 gene encoding long chain acyl-CoA synthetase 1-like isoform X1 is translated as MANHTVKVESGRAGEDGKPSVGPVYRNSLAKNGFPPLDPDMATSWDVFRVAAEKYPNNRMLGWREIKNGKAGPYLWKTYKEVYEEVLQVGSALCHLGAKPGSRIGIYGANCPQWIVVMEACNGYSLICVPLYDTLGSGAIDYILKHAEIDFVFVQDKKMKEILSSSCESARLIKSIVSFSSTTGEQNDAAADIGIKLYSWNETLRMGKEYPSEPLPPQPHNICTIMYTSGTSGNPKGVVLTHESHATYVKGADLFLNEFEDKMTTDDVYLSFLPLAHILDRMIEEYFFHNGASVGYYQGDIHALRDDLMELKPTLFAGVPRVFERVHEGVLKALSELRPLRRMIFNALYKHKLRWMRLGYSHKTASPFADMLAFRKVKARLGGRVRLIISGGAPLNPEIEEFLRVTSCAYLTQGYGLTETCGLSTVGFPDDMSLVGTVGVASTYSEVRLEEAPELDYDPLGTPSRGEICVRGKTLFSEYYKNPELTKEVMVDGWFHTGDIGEMRPDGVLKIIDRKKNIFKLSQGEYVAVEYLEKIYKISPIVEDIWVYGDSFRSMLVAVVTPHEDSAKRWAEQNGHKESFCDLCKLEVLNKFILQELKTVAENNKLRGFEYIKGILVDPLPFDIERDLVTPTMKKKRAQMLKFYQSEIDKLYHNILAEGRA
- the LOC135619018 gene encoding long chain acyl-CoA synthetase 1-like isoform X2; the protein is MATSWDVFRVAAEKYPNNRMLGWREIKNGKAGPYLWKTYKEVYEEVLQVGSALCHLGAKPGSRIGIYGANCPQWIVVMEACNGYSLICVPLYDTLGSGAIDYILKHAEIDFVFVQDKKMKEILSSSCESARLIKSIVSFSSTTGEQNDAAADIGIKLYSWNETLRMGKEYPSEPLPPQPHNICTIMYTSGTSGNPKGVVLTHESHATYVKGADLFLNEFEDKMTTDDVYLSFLPLAHILDRMIEEYFFHNGASVGYYQGDIHALRDDLMELKPTLFAGVPRVFERVHEGVLKALSELRPLRRMIFNALYKHKLRWMRLGYSHKTASPFADMLAFRKVKARLGGRVRLIISGGAPLNPEIEEFLRVTSCAYLTQGYGLTETCGLSTVGFPDDMSLVGTVGVASTYSEVRLEEAPELDYDPLGTPSRGEICVRGKTLFSEYYKNPELTKEVMVDGWFHTGDIGEMRPDGVLKIIDRKKNIFKLSQGEYVAVEYLEKIYKISPIVEDIWVYGDSFRSMLVAVVTPHEDSAKRWAEQNGHKESFCDLCKLEVLNKFILQELKTVAENNKLRGFEYIKGILVDPLPFDIERDLVTPTMKKKRAQMLKFYQSEIDKLYHNILAEGRA